In Chitinophagaceae bacterium, the genomic stretch AATATTTTTCTTATATTAGTGATTGTTTTATAGAATTCTTGTATCTATTTAGGAGAATAAAGCTCCTTCATTTATTATAAATGTATAAAAAGTAAATTTGGGTGTGGAATCATTGTATTACATAATATTACATGCTTTCTTAAAAAACTATTTTAGAAAGTAAAGGAATAATACATTTCAGAATACTTTTTAAAAATTTCTATTTAATAAACAATACCTTTTTTAGATATATTTTTTCTTATATATTTTGGTCTTTTTTTAGTTTCTTCTAATATCTTTGCTTGGTATTCTCCAATAATAGCTATTGCAAGCATATTTAATCCACCGAAAAGAAGTATTAAACAGATAATAGTAGTGATTCCGTGTGCAGGGCTCGGGACAAAAAAATACAAAATAATTTGAATGATGAGAAATATAAAAGATCCTAATGTTAAAAAAGTTCCTAAATAAGTGAGTATTTCTAATGGTACGAAGCTGAAAGAAAAGATAGCTTTTCTTGCCCATGCGATGTTTTTTCTCCAGTTATTGGTGCTTACTCCGAACATTCTTTCAGGTCGAATATAATCTACTCCTGTTTGTTTGAATCCTATCCATGCCCGTAGTCCTCTTAAAAATTGGTCTGTTTCAGGTAATTTTATGAGTTCATTTACTACTTTTCTATCCATAAGGGAGAAATCACCTGCATCTAATGGTATGGCGATGTAGGAAGTGCTTCTGAATAATTTATAGAATAGTTTGTAAAAAAAAGCGAGTTGTTGGTTTCCTTCTCTTGCGATTCTTTTTCCATAGATGACATCATACCCTGCTTGCCATTTTTCATAAAATTGTTCTATGAGTTCGGGTGGATCTTGTAGGTCTCCATCTAAAAGGATAACGCCGTCTCCTGTGGATATTTCCATTCCACTGAGAAATGCGGCTTGTGATCCAAAATTTCGAGAGTGTTCTATAGCAATTACATTATCATCTTTTTGGACGATGTTTTGTAAGACGGTGTTTGTGTTATCAGGGCTTGCATCATTTACAAATATAATTTCATAGTCGACGAATATTTTTTGGAAAGTTTTCTTGAGACGTTCATACATATAAGGTATTGCTTGTTCATCTTTATAGCAAGCAATTACAGCAGAGAGTTTATATTTTATTTTATCTTGTGCTAATTTTTTTTCATAGAGTGGATATGAGTATTGTTTTTGCCAAAGAGATGTTTTCAAGAGTCCTGCTTGTAAAGGTGTTTCGTTACTCCATTGGATGAGTTCTTTGGCTTTATTTGTAGAACCATACCAATTTTTGAGGTCCCATTTACGGTTTTGCATTTTTCCCCACTCTGGTTCTTTTTCTATTTGAAAAATATTTTTAGTAAGTTCTACCATTTCTCTTATAGTAGTTTTTTTTCCACTTGCGATATTTATAGATTCTCCTTTTATTTTTTGCATATCAGCGGTTGCGGATTTGAGAGTTGCTAAGATGGCATCATCAATAAATACAAAATCACGTGATATATCGGGTTCTACTAACGGAGGATATGTTTTTTTTATTCCTTCGTTTATAAGTTTCGGGACTAATCTATCGGGGTCTTCGTAGAGTCCGTAGATAGAATAGTATCGGAGGTTTATTACCGGTCGTTCTTTTATGACCCCATAATATTTTATGAGATGTGCGCATGCAGTTTTGGATACGGAATAGTGGCTATTAGATTTTAAAACAGCATCTTCATTTGGTCCGGCGGAGTTGAGTCCGTATTCTGAGGAACTTCCTGCGTGTATGATGGCTTTTATATTATATTGTGATGTTACTTCTAACAAGTTTAACAGTCCGTAAAAATTAGTTTGATAAATTTT encodes the following:
- a CDS encoding NAD-dependent epimerase/dehydratase family protein; this encodes MIEEKIKTEVLKLEGPIVIFGAGGFIGANLYRTIIKQRKDVYAVTSKPFIPWRLEDIDENNIIHCDISKRNLVEEIFKKYLFKTIFNLSAYGAYSFQNDIDKIYQTNFYGLLNLLEVTSQYNIKAIIHAGSSSEYGLNSAGPNEDAVLKSNSHYSVSKTACAHLIKYYGVIKERPVINLRYYSIYGLYEDPDRLVPKLINEGIKKTYPPLVEPDISRDFVFIDDAILATLKSATADMQKIKGESINIASGKKTTIREMVELTKNIFQIEKEPEWGKMQNRKWDLKNWYGSTNKAKELIQWSNETPLQAGLLKTSLWQKQYSYPLYEKKLAQDKIKYKLSAVIACYKDEQAIPYMYERLKKTFQKIFVDYEIIFVNDASPDNTNTVLQNIVQKDDNVIAIEHSRNFGSQAAFLSGMEISTGDGVILLDGDLQDPPELIEQFYEKWQAGYDVIYGKRIAREGNQQLAFFYKLFYKLFRSTSYIAIPLDAGDFSLMDRKVVNELIKLPETDQFLRGLRAWIGFKQTGVDYIRPERMFGVSTNNWRKNIAWARKAIFSFSFVPLEILTYLGTFLTLGSFIFLIIQIILYFFVPSPAHGITTIICLILLFGGLNMLAIAIIGEYQAKILEETKKRPKYIRKNISKKGIVY